Proteins encoded within one genomic window of Actinomycetota bacterium:
- a CDS encoding flippase, with product MIDPDVKKTDPPEAETPPLIQPDKSEIYLPRVAKGAMINLFGVFSRTVLATAYTLLLARMLSVNDLGQYFLILTIVNILGLVSTVGLDLGVVRFVSLYAGEGQVRLVRRTAAISLLIGLVIAMFVSMALILVAPFVSSTFFESGSTAVTGIRIFALSIPFWVLARLFNAITQGLHFMRYQVYSRDLGEQFAKFGLSFVALLMGLELVGVAWANVIAIAGAATMAAVFAYWAMPVENKPVEPKSEQSARRLLRYSLPLAFSNVLGMVLTWIDLLLLGYLGTPTEVGFYGAALRVGVISAAILIAFSTVFAPVIADLFNRHLTHDLQALFKTLNRWIFICSLPLIISQILFADSIMNLFGAEFSAGSEVLILLAVGQLFHATAGLSGSMLLMSGHSKLELINIMVTLAVNVGLCYLLIPSFGILGAGMANILAAGLINFMRSLEVWMLMRIHAYDRDYTKPVLACITSTILMASLQYYIFGGKTLGQLALLASGLIIIYVLVTITMGLNSKDKAILRLIKARLMTVGAGG from the coding sequence GTGATTGATCCGGACGTGAAAAAAACGGATCCACCTGAGGCTGAAACTCCGCCGCTTATACAGCCTGATAAGTCTGAGATTTACCTGCCGCGTGTAGCCAAGGGCGCGATGATCAACCTCTTCGGCGTTTTTTCACGGACTGTGCTAGCGACTGCTTACACGCTTTTACTCGCGCGTATGCTTTCTGTGAATGATCTGGGCCAGTATTTCCTCATTCTGACAATTGTGAATATTCTTGGCCTTGTTTCCACCGTTGGTCTGGATCTTGGCGTAGTTCGATTTGTTTCATTGTATGCCGGTGAGGGTCAGGTCAGGCTGGTGCGAAGGACGGCAGCGATCAGTCTGTTGATAGGCCTTGTGATTGCCATGTTCGTCAGTATGGCTCTGATATTAGTCGCACCGTTCGTTTCCAGTACTTTTTTTGAAAGTGGTTCTACTGCAGTAACGGGCATTAGAATTTTTGCCCTATCGATCCCATTTTGGGTACTGGCAAGACTCTTTAACGCAATTACTCAGGGCCTGCATTTTATGCGTTACCAGGTTTACAGCAGGGATCTCGGCGAGCAATTTGCCAAATTCGGTCTTTCATTCGTGGCATTATTGATGGGCCTGGAGCTAGTCGGTGTTGCATGGGCCAATGTCATAGCTATCGCTGGGGCGGCAACAATGGCAGCGGTATTTGCGTATTGGGCCATGCCCGTGGAAAACAAACCTGTTGAGCCGAAATCTGAGCAATCCGCGAGGAGGTTGCTGCGTTACTCCCTCCCACTGGCTTTTTCTAACGTTCTTGGAATGGTATTGACATGGATTGATCTGCTATTGCTCGGATATCTTGGAACTCCAACTGAAGTAGGATTCTATGGTGCCGCGCTCAGAGTCGGTGTCATCAGCGCAGCGATTTTGATTGCATTTTCTACAGTGTTCGCCCCAGTGATTGCAGACCTTTTCAATCGACATCTAACCCATGACCTGCAGGCTTTATTCAAGACTTTGAACCGTTGGATATTCATCTGCAGCTTACCACTGATCATTAGTCAGATTCTCTTCGCAGATTCCATCATGAACCTTTTCGGCGCAGAGTTCTCAGCTGGCAGCGAAGTACTGATCCTGCTGGCTGTAGGACAGCTGTTTCATGCGACTGCCGGCTTGTCGGGAAGCATGCTGTTGATGTCTGGCCACTCCAAGTTGGAGCTGATCAACATCATGGTGACCCTTGCCGTCAACGTCGGGCTTTGCTATCTGCTGATACCTTCATTCGGAATATTGGGTGCGGGCATGGCAAACATCCTGGCGGCCGGATTAATCAACTTTATGCGTTCTTTGGAGGTCTGGATGCTGATGAGGATACATGCCTACGATCGAGACTATACAAAGCCAGTCCTGGCATGTATTACCAGCACAATTCTGATGGCATCGTTGCAATACTATATATTCGGTGGAAAAACATTAGGCCAGTTAGCACTTCTGGCATCTGGACTGATTATCATCTACGTTTTAGTAACAATCACCATGGGTCTGAATAGTAAGGACAAAGCGATCCTGCGTCTGATCAAGGCCAGGTTGATGACAGTCGGAGCAGGCGGATAG
- a CDS encoding oligosaccharide flippase family protein, with protein sequence MKKIRNIHLTGDGQDSGDSPTGKSDYLPRVASGAVINFSGIIGRMILVYGYTFLLARMLSVSELGEYFLMFTIINLLGLAALVGLDTGVVRYVALYAGEGRMGLARKTLQAGLMFGLPVSLLFTAVLFVNAQFVSDHFFENSADAVNGIRIFSLAIPLLVAARLFNATTQGMHQMKYQVLSRDICEQIAKIGLSFFVLIMGAGLLGVVWANVIAISAAVVLAFFFAMKVLAGPRGPSDVVVRPAAAVLRYSFPLAFANIVIALLLWVDTLMLGYLGSPEDVGLYGVALKISVIGAKIITAFAIVFTPIIADLWNRGRKAELQELYLTVSRWIFMLSIPIFLLLVLFPDSLMSIFGPDFAVGGTTLVFLAIGQLLSATTGAAGLMVIMSGHSKIELLNVTVTLAFNAMLCFLLIPHFGITGAAIAHMSGLGLVNLMRVTEIWIIMRIYAYDRSYLKPVIAAITSAVVITISARYIIRGEGLIQLASLASLLIIIYVLSMLLLGLEEQDKDMLRKLKGMAAGIKTR encoded by the coding sequence ATGAAAAAAATACGGAATATACATTTAACAGGCGATGGCCAGGATTCAGGCGATAGTCCAACGGGAAAGTCAGATTATCTGCCTCGCGTAGCCAGCGGGGCGGTCATTAATTTTTCCGGGATCATCGGACGCATGATCCTTGTCTACGGATATACTTTTTTACTGGCTAGAATGCTTTCGGTCAGCGAGCTGGGCGAATACTTCCTGATGTTCACCATCATCAATCTTCTGGGACTCGCGGCCCTGGTTGGCCTCGATACGGGAGTGGTACGATATGTGGCACTTTATGCTGGTGAAGGAAGGATGGGCCTGGCACGCAAGACACTGCAGGCTGGTCTCATGTTCGGTCTGCCGGTCTCACTGCTTTTCACGGCAGTCCTGTTTGTTAATGCCCAGTTCGTAAGCGACCATTTCTTTGAGAACAGTGCTGATGCCGTCAATGGGATTCGCATTTTCTCATTAGCGATTCCGTTGCTGGTCGCCGCGCGTCTGTTTAACGCCACGACGCAGGGCATGCACCAGATGAAATATCAGGTTCTAAGTCGGGACATCTGTGAACAGATCGCAAAAATAGGCCTCTCGTTCTTTGTATTGATCATGGGCGCCGGCCTCCTGGGCGTCGTCTGGGCCAATGTGATTGCCATTAGTGCAGCAGTAGTCCTCGCATTTTTCTTTGCCATGAAAGTGCTGGCAGGGCCAAGAGGTCCAAGTGACGTGGTTGTCAGGCCCGCGGCTGCAGTGCTCAGATATTCTTTTCCACTTGCATTCGCTAACATCGTCATCGCTTTGCTCCTTTGGGTTGACACTTTGATGCTTGGTTATCTGGGTAGTCCGGAGGATGTCGGATTATATGGTGTGGCGCTTAAAATCTCAGTGATCGGCGCCAAGATCATCACAGCCTTTGCCATAGTATTCACTCCGATTATCGCTGATCTATGGAACCGGGGCAGAAAAGCAGAGCTGCAGGAACTTTATTTGACGGTTAGCCGCTGGATTTTCATGTTGAGTATTCCGATTTTTCTTCTGCTGGTGCTGTTTCCGGATTCGTTGATGAGTATCTTTGGTCCTGATTTTGCAGTCGGCGGCACTACTCTTGTCTTTCTGGCAATTGGCCAGTTATTAAGCGCAACGACAGGAGCCGCCGGCCTCATGGTGATTATGTCAGGTCACTCAAAAATCGAATTATTAAACGTGACTGTGACTCTGGCTTTCAATGCGATGCTCTGCTTTTTGCTCATACCGCATTTTGGGATCACAGGGGCGGCGATCGCGCATATGTCAGGCTTAGGTCTGGTGAACCTGATGAGAGTGACCGAGATCTGGATAATCATGCGCATCTACGCTTATGACAGAAGCTATCTAAAGCCTGTAATCGCAGCAATAACAAGCGCGGTCGTGATCACTATCAGCGCCAGGTACATCATCAGGGGCGAAGGATTGATCCAGCTGGCCTCACTTGCTTCACTCCTGATTATCATCTATGTTTTATCCATGCTCCTGCTCGGTCTCGAAGAGCAGGACAAGGACATGCTCAGGAAGCTAAAAGGCATGGCTGCCGGCATCAAAACGAGATGA
- a CDS encoding alkaline phosphatase family protein, with the protein MSKVCVIGLDGGTFSVIDHLVGKGRLPNLAKLMEAGSRATLHSTTPPLTWPAWASFYTGTNPGKTGASDLFKFRAGTYQLEPMNAGNLEGEPIWTLASSKGKRVCVYNVPVTYPAVPVNGILISGLDAPSFNDKAIYPLEEKSRLLEAIPDFKISFENDAKYLVTHHKDPVGEWIERATAYLDMELRVIDYLAKLEDWDLFVAVIRSTDIFQHTLWGDAEKVMSGVQVSADEQRRAEAVFSCYEIIDRKLGQLVSSGSLERNTFIMSDHGFGRLRGHICVNRILAGGGLLKFKTVSSRKRSRAYLSKKLRAHIPVQSKQKIKSFLGKGIADNRWMSYVDVLIADIDWSHTKICSIGGFGSLYINLKGRNPMGTVGSEDERQAVLREAEAVLTELKDPQDMKSLVTRIYRREELYHGPLLTEIPDMVINFRDWSYCPVIGTASELAEEAIVRPPVQEWKQLAHSGTHRLEGILLINGPDIAHRDLGIAQMVDIAPTVMNLLGLPSHENWDGRILEEAMGGGAAPVESGDEEYGKKQKRDSEPVYTQDDEDEVRKRLEDLGYL; encoded by the coding sequence TTGTCAAAAGTCTGTGTAATCGGTCTGGATGGCGGCACTTTTTCTGTTATTGATCATCTTGTTGGCAAAGGGCGGCTGCCAAATCTTGCAAAGTTGATGGAAGCGGGCAGCCGCGCGACGCTTCATTCCACAACACCCCCGCTCACCTGGCCCGCATGGGCATCTTTCTATACCGGAACCAATCCTGGCAAGACCGGAGCATCTGATCTGTTCAAGTTCCGTGCTGGCACATATCAGCTGGAACCGATGAATGCAGGCAATCTTGAAGGTGAGCCCATCTGGACCCTCGCAAGCAGCAAGGGCAAGAGGGTATGCGTTTACAACGTTCCTGTTACCTACCCGGCGGTTCCAGTCAATGGCATCCTGATCTCAGGCCTGGACGCTCCAAGTTTTAATGATAAGGCGATTTATCCGCTTGAGGAAAAAAGCAGGCTTTTGGAGGCGATTCCTGACTTCAAGATATCATTCGAAAACGATGCAAAGTATCTTGTGACCCATCACAAGGATCCTGTGGGCGAATGGATAGAGCGTGCCACAGCTTACCTGGACATGGAATTAAGGGTCATTGACTACCTTGCAAAATTGGAAGATTGGGATCTTTTTGTCGCCGTCATCAGATCAACGGATATATTCCAGCACACGCTCTGGGGTGATGCTGAGAAGGTGATGAGTGGAGTGCAGGTCTCCGCGGACGAGCAGAGGCGAGCCGAGGCGGTCTTCAGCTGTTATGAGATCATCGACCGCAAACTGGGGCAGCTTGTCTCATCAGGGAGTCTTGAGCGAAATACGTTCATAATGTCCGACCACGGTTTTGGACGGTTACGTGGTCATATTTGCGTTAATCGCATACTGGCCGGCGGCGGTCTGCTCAAATTCAAGACTGTCAGCAGCCGCAAGCGCAGTCGTGCATATCTCAGCAAGAAACTTCGCGCCCACATACCTGTTCAATCCAAACAGAAGATCAAAAGTTTTCTGGGTAAGGGTATTGCTGACAATCGTTGGATGTCGTATGTCGATGTTCTGATCGCTGATATCGACTGGAGTCACACGAAAATATGTTCCATAGGTGGATTTGGCAGTCTGTATATCAACCTGAAAGGTCGCAATCCTATGGGAACGGTCGGTAGTGAAGACGAAAGGCAGGCGGTTCTTCGTGAGGCGGAAGCTGTTCTGACTGAGCTGAAGGATCCCCAAGACATGAAATCCTTGGTAACAAGGATTTATCGAAGGGAAGAGCTTTATCATGGTCCGCTGCTGACGGAGATACCGGATATGGTGATTAATTTTCGTGATTGGTCTTACTGTCCGGTCATAGGCACAGCCTCGGAGCTGGCAGAAGAGGCTATCGTTCGACCTCCTGTTCAGGAATGGAAGCAGCTCGCCCACTCAGGGACTCACAGGTTGGAGGGAATACTGCTGATCAATGGACCTGACATAGCACATCGCGATCTCGGTATCGCTCAGATGGTCGATATTGCCCCCACGGTCATGAACTTGCTGGGTTTGCCATCGCATGAGAACTGGGATGGCCGTATCCTGGAGGAGGCTATGGGTGGTGGCGCAGCGCCAGTCGAGTCTGGAGATGAAGAATACGGGAAAAAACAGAAAAGAGACAGTGAACCTGTGTATACTCAGGACGATGAGGATGAAGTTCGAAAGCGGCTTGAGGATTTAGGTTATCTATAG
- a CDS encoding alkaline phosphatase family protein — protein MSKVCVIGLDGGTFAVIDYLIGQKQLPNFARLMADGSHGNLLSTTPPLTPAAWSSFFTGSNPGKTGAIGFFKFRAGTYQLEPMNAGNLQGTPIWSLASSHGKRVCVFNVPVTYPAKPVNGILISGMDAPSFDDQAIYPLEKKESFLAAVPNFKISTEIDIKYLANHSPQPAADYIEMLTSHLDMEIKAINHLMGLEDWDLFVGVIRSTDSFQHIFWKDTEKVIKGEPVSPEEAQRAEAVFNCYKVIDRELGKTWSSWSADRNLIFMSDHGFGKLRSDICLNRVLEDAGLLKFLPGSRRNRSRDYFKKVLQDRMTVETRKKIKRLLGKDNTDKRWHLFVDSLVADIDWSRTRISSIAQHGCLFVNLKGRDPMGIVAGEAERQAVLSEAEAALSQLVDPEDGVPVVSDFYRKEELYNGPLMKTMPDMVVNMRNWSYRGITSTAIELAEKSIFRSQATEWKQLGHTGTHRLEGMLIMGGPDIADGEIGTVQMVDVAPTIMRLMGLPSLREWDGHALEQALDMDAPDLAAENEFIQADVKAGDDQVYSQEDEEEIRKRLENLGYL, from the coding sequence ATGTCAAAAGTCTGCGTTATCGGTTTGGACGGGGGGACATTTGCAGTAATCGACTATTTGATAGGGCAAAAGCAATTACCGAATTTTGCCCGTTTGATGGCTGATGGCAGCCATGGGAATTTACTTTCAACAACGCCGCCCTTGACGCCTGCAGCATGGTCCTCATTTTTTACAGGTTCCAATCCGGGAAAGACCGGGGCTATCGGATTCTTTAAATTCCGAGCTGGAACATATCAGCTCGAGCCGATGAATGCCGGCAATCTTCAGGGGACACCTATCTGGTCCTTGGCCAGCAGCCACGGAAAGCGTGTTTGCGTCTTCAACGTTCCGGTGACCTACCCCGCTAAACCAGTCAATGGAATCCTGATTTCCGGTATGGACGCTCCCAGTTTTGATGACCAGGCTATTTATCCACTGGAGAAAAAAGAAAGTTTTTTAGCCGCGGTTCCCAATTTCAAGATCTCTACTGAGATCGACATAAAGTACCTGGCAAATCACAGCCCGCAACCTGCTGCTGATTATATTGAGATGCTGACATCGCATCTTGACATGGAAATCAAGGCAATCAATCACCTGATGGGATTGGAAGACTGGGACCTTTTTGTCGGTGTCATCAGATCGACAGACAGCTTCCAGCACATTTTCTGGAAGGACACAGAAAAGGTGATCAAAGGCGAGCCAGTCTCACCTGAAGAGGCCCAGCGGGCCGAAGCGGTTTTTAACTGTTACAAGGTGATTGACCGTGAGTTGGGAAAGACCTGGTCTTCCTGGAGCGCTGATCGCAATCTCATATTCATGTCGGACCATGGTTTTGGAAAATTGCGTAGCGATATATGTCTAAACAGGGTGCTTGAGGACGCAGGCCTGCTCAAGTTTCTGCCAGGCAGTCGAAGGAACCGCTCCAGAGATTATTTCAAAAAAGTATTACAGGACCGGATGACGGTTGAAACCAGAAAGAAGATAAAGCGCCTGCTGGGTAAGGATAATACCGACAAGCGCTGGCACTTGTTTGTTGATTCCCTAGTGGCCGATATCGACTGGAGTCGGACCCGCATCTCATCGATAGCCCAGCACGGCTGCCTGTTCGTGAACCTGAAAGGCCGGGACCCCATGGGTATCGTTGCTGGCGAAGCGGAAAGACAGGCGGTGTTGAGTGAGGCAGAAGCCGCCCTCTCACAACTGGTCGATCCCGAGGATGGCGTGCCTGTAGTTTCGGACTTCTACCGGAAAGAGGAACTCTACAACGGGCCGCTGATGAAGACTATGCCTGACATGGTAGTGAATATGCGCAACTGGTCATACAGGGGAATCACCAGCACTGCTATCGAACTTGCCGAAAAATCAATCTTCCGCTCTCAGGCAACTGAATGGAAGCAGCTTGGCCATACCGGCACGCACAGACTCGAGGGAATGCTGATCATGGGTGGACCAGATATTGCGGACGGTGAAATTGGCACGGTTCAGATGGTAGACGTTGCGCCGACAATCATGCGCCTCATGGGTCTTCCTTCTCTCCGTGAATGGGATGGGCACGCGCTTGAGCAGGCGCTTGATATGGACGCACCCGACTTAGCAGCAGAAAATGAGTTCATTCAGGCCGACGTGAAAGCAGGGGATGATCAGGTATATTCCCAGGAAGATGAGGAAGAAATACGAAAGCGTCTGGAAAACCTGGGGTACCTGTAA
- a CDS encoding O-antigen ligase family protein encodes MQKMTLKRPPQMDEMPGADDNRRLYLAALSMIAMLFSTTMLYPGTLSGDEIWFGPVKINLVGMMLVISFPFIAAFLWQARKKISPGYLDLFIILTISYVTVRGLIAARQANETGLLIVAYAGYALVFYYGMAVLGQWWSSIKTLFMITIAIGVIVAGYALVEYYATSNFLFEGIIEGRVPEPGWGYHRSGSSLGHPVVLGLFLVQIAPLFIVCYYRARGRMARIAWMASIILLALALEVTFTRGAWITASILAAAGISWALWRHRELRRTTVMLVIAVGLSILLFTVFNAETVSSGTFSKARRHESVTPRLYMWSKTPGVFLENPLFGAGMMRGVDEIYRLEAPPEKWTNPPSAIDNLYLMMLVEQGILGSLLAGAALVLIVRQGIRLIRSGAAYGAVALILGISMSAVFIDGFTFDTMLNWPNMVIFWMSAGLLRALAELKKRDSVILMEKTLDE; translated from the coding sequence ATGCAGAAAATGACACTGAAAAGACCACCCCAGATGGATGAGATGCCGGGTGCCGATGATAATCGCCGGCTGTATCTGGCAGCTTTGTCGATGATCGCGATGCTTTTTTCCACCACAATGCTGTACCCCGGCACGTTATCCGGCGATGAAATATGGTTTGGGCCAGTAAAAATCAACCTTGTTGGCATGATGCTCGTGATTTCTTTTCCTTTCATCGCCGCCTTTTTATGGCAGGCGCGGAAGAAGATAAGTCCGGGTTATCTGGATCTATTCATTATCCTTACTATTTCTTATGTGACCGTACGAGGACTGATCGCTGCTCGCCAGGCGAATGAGACCGGACTGCTGATCGTCGCCTATGCCGGATATGCCCTGGTTTTTTATTATGGCATGGCGGTCCTGGGGCAATGGTGGTCTTCGATCAAGACACTGTTCATGATCACTATTGCAATCGGAGTGATTGTAGCCGGATATGCACTGGTTGAATATTACGCAACCAGTAACTTTCTGTTCGAGGGTATTATCGAGGGCCGGGTTCCTGAGCCTGGCTGGGGCTATCATCGCAGTGGTTCGTCTTTAGGGCATCCAGTTGTCCTGGGACTGTTCCTGGTACAGATAGCCCCGCTATTCATCGTCTGCTATTACCGCGCCCGCGGCAGGATGGCAAGAATTGCCTGGATGGCATCGATTATCCTTTTGGCGCTGGCTCTGGAAGTAACCTTCACCAGGGGAGCATGGATCACGGCAAGCATCCTTGCAGCCGCAGGCATCAGTTGGGCATTATGGCGCCATCGTGAGCTGCGCCGAACAACGGTCATGCTCGTAATTGCCGTTGGACTATCAATATTGTTATTCACTGTCTTCAATGCTGAAACAGTCTCATCCGGTACTTTTTCAAAAGCGCGCAGGCATGAGAGTGTGACACCAAGACTATATATGTGGTCGAAAACCCCAGGCGTGTTTCTGGAAAATCCCCTCTTTGGTGCAGGCATGATGAGGGGTGTTGATGAGATCTATCGACTGGAAGCTCCACCTGAAAAGTGGACGAATCCTCCTTCGGCGATCGATAATCTGTACCTGATGATGCTGGTAGAGCAAGGTATTCTGGGTTCGTTATTGGCAGGAGCGGCTCTTGTCCTGATCGTTCGTCAGGGAATCAGGCTGATCAGAAGTGGTGCCGCGTATGGGGCTGTAGCCTTGATACTGGGAATAAGTATGAGCGCGGTGTTTATAGACGGATTCACTTTTGATACTATGCTGAATTGGCCAAATATGGTGATATTCTGGATGTCAGCAGGGCTTCTGCGAGCCTTGGCTGAACTAAAAAAACGGGACTCGGTCATTCTTATGGAAAAAACACTGGATGAGTAA
- a CDS encoding alkaline phosphatase family protein — protein sequence MINNIGVESRRIAIIGLDGTPYSFLKTEIEAGTLPNLGSLLSRGEFRQMETEIPAISSVAWASFMTGVNPGEHGIYGFTDRKPGTYEITFPNYSDLKAEPVWNRLSREGKRCCVINVPSTYPAQPLNGILVAGFVAPNLERAVYPSEAFDYLNRSGYRIDVDAAKARESLDAFLEDLHFTLEKRREAAIHFLESERWDFFMCVFTGTDRLHHFMWKKYSENDLTYKKEFLDYYRRVDEIIGELADLLPEDVSLLMLSDHGFCPIRNELYLNTCLKEAGWLSFRNDEPRSLADMDPLGSRVYCLDPSRIYLNLAGREPEGIVKNEDAAGLIDEVKDFIEELRAPDTGEKVIDRVLRRDELYSGPMAGMGPDLVAIPRRGFDLKGRIMPQSFDDKPLFEGMHTHDDAFSFVDSSIIRRAPGHIREYASVIRSPWTMSGD from the coding sequence TTGATTAACAATATCGGAGTTGAGAGCCGCCGGATTGCCATAATTGGTCTTGATGGAACTCCCTATAGCTTCTTAAAGACAGAGATTGAGGCCGGAACGCTTCCCAATCTTGGCTCCCTGTTGTCGCGAGGTGAATTCAGACAGATGGAGACGGAGATCCCGGCCATTTCCTCTGTTGCCTGGGCGTCATTCATGACCGGCGTGAATCCTGGAGAACATGGTATATATGGGTTTACCGACCGGAAGCCTGGCACCTACGAGATCACTTTTCCCAATTACAGCGATTTAAAAGCCGAGCCTGTCTGGAATCGATTGAGCCGGGAAGGCAAGCGGTGTTGTGTGATTAACGTCCCGTCAACGTATCCCGCCCAGCCTCTGAACGGGATTCTGGTAGCGGGATTTGTTGCTCCTAACCTTGAGCGCGCGGTCTATCCTTCGGAAGCCTTCGATTATCTCAACCGTTCTGGTTACAGGATAGACGTTGATGCAGCCAAAGCTCGGGAGTCACTCGACGCGTTTCTGGAAGATCTACACTTTACTCTGGAAAAGCGAAGGGAAGCCGCGATTCACTTCCTGGAGTCGGAGCGTTGGGACTTCTTCATGTGCGTGTTCACGGGCACCGATCGTCTTCACCATTTTATGTGGAAAAAATATTCAGAAAACGATCTGACTTACAAAAAAGAGTTTCTTGATTATTACAGGAGAGTGGACGAGATCATCGGGGAACTCGCGGATCTCCTGCCGGAAGATGTCTCACTGCTCATGCTGTCTGACCATGGTTTTTGTCCGATCAGAAACGAACTATATCTAAACACTTGCCTGAAGGAAGCAGGCTGGCTATCGTTCAGGAATGATGAGCCCAGGTCTCTGGCAGATATGGACCCTCTTGGCTCACGCGTATATTGCCTCGATCCAAGTCGCATCTATCTGAATCTGGCTGGCAGGGAGCCAGAAGGCATTGTGAAAAATGAAGATGCGGCTGGGCTAATCGATGAGGTTAAGGATTTCATCGAAGAGCTTCGGGCTCCAGATACCGGTGAGAAGGTCATTGACAGGGTGCTGAGGAGAGATGAATTGTACTCGGGGCCCATGGCCGGGATGGGGCCTGACCTTGTGGCGATTCCCAGGCGAGGTTTCGATCTAAAGGGCCGTATAATGCCGCAGTCATTTGATGATAAACCCCTGTTTGAAGGCATGCATACCCACGACGACGCTTTTTCTTTTGTCGATTCATCAATTATCAGACGGGCCCCAGGTCATATAAGAGAGTATGCAAGCGTTATACGATCGCCCTGGACAATGTCAGGTGATTGA
- a CDS encoding flippase, whose product MSKHKTGESTLTSGRLLVKNTGWNLVGQSIPLLVGIITIPFLIRGLEIDRFGVLTLVWILIGYFSLFDFGLGRALTKLVAEKLGAGEEYEIPPLIWTGLSIMMVLGAVGALVLGLLSSVLVTDVLKVPEDLQSETIKAFYLLALSVPLVVGTAGLGGILEAHQRFDLLNAVRVPMGIFMYAGPLLVLPFTNNLVIITAVLAAGRLIAMLVHLILCFHIFPGLRREFRLQRSVIKSLFLFGSWMTVSNIISPIMVRFDRFLIGAMISVTAVAYYSTPYEVVTKLLLVPAAVVGVLFPAFITSFAQDKKHTQLLFMRGVKYIFLSLFPVTLVIVTLAHEGLNLWLGEEFAQNSTRVLQLLAIGVLVNGIAQIPFGLIQGAGRPDITAKFHMFELPIYLGVLWWVVRGYGIEGAAIAWVVRALLDAVLLFAFAGTLINRLESAGMKKLASLVTGVLIVLVIAMLPMGFAVKVVFLTVALASFIMLSWSMILDGEERSIVQKRLGTVLAFGGKR is encoded by the coding sequence ATGAGTAAACACAAAACTGGTGAAAGCACTCTGACGAGTGGGCGCCTGCTGGTCAAGAATACAGGCTGGAATCTCGTCGGGCAGAGCATACCGCTTCTGGTAGGCATAATCACAATACCCTTTTTGATCAGGGGTCTCGAAATCGATCGCTTCGGAGTGCTGACGCTGGTCTGGATCCTGATAGGGTATTTTAGCCTGTTCGATTTCGGGCTTGGCAGGGCTCTGACAAAGCTGGTAGCGGAAAAGCTTGGTGCGGGAGAAGAATATGAGATCCCGCCGCTGATCTGGACTGGCCTGTCAATCATGATGGTGCTGGGCGCGGTCGGAGCTTTAGTGCTGGGTCTGCTTTCGTCGGTGCTGGTCACTGATGTATTGAAAGTTCCCGAAGACCTTCAGTCGGAGACGATAAAAGCCTTTTACCTGCTGGCATTGTCGGTACCGCTGGTCGTAGGAACAGCCGGGTTGGGAGGTATTCTGGAAGCGCATCAGCGCTTTGACCTTCTGAATGCGGTACGGGTTCCCATGGGAATCTTCATGTACGCGGGCCCATTGCTGGTTCTACCGTTTACCAATAACCTGGTCATCATAACAGCAGTGCTAGCGGCCGGCAGGCTGATCGCCATGCTGGTACATCTGATCTTGTGCTTTCACATATTTCCAGGATTACGTCGGGAGTTCAGACTCCAGCGTTCAGTCATCAAGTCGCTTTTTCTTTTTGGCAGCTGGATGACGGTAAGTAATATTATCAGCCCAATCATGGTCAGATTCGACCGGTTTTTGATTGGCGCCATGATCTCGGTCACCGCTGTCGCATATTACTCGACCCCATATGAAGTAGTCACCAAACTTCTGTTAGTGCCCGCCGCGGTAGTAGGAGTTCTGTTTCCTGCATTCATCACGAGTTTTGCTCAAGATAAAAAACACACACAATTACTGTTTATGCGCGGAGTAAAGTACATCTTCCTGTCCCTGTTTCCAGTGACACTGGTAATCGTGACACTTGCGCATGAAGGATTGAATCTCTGGTTGGGAGAGGAGTTCGCTCAAAACAGCACACGCGTATTACAATTGCTCGCTATCGGTGTGCTTGTGAATGGCATTGCCCAGATTCCCTTCGGTCTGATTCAGGGAGCAGGCAGGCCTGACATTACGGCGAAGTTTCACATGTTTGAGCTTCCAATCTATTTAGGTGTGTTGTGGTGGGTGGTCAGGGGCTATGGAATAGAGGGGGCTGCCATTGCCTGGGTAGTCAGAGCGCTGTTAGATGCTGTTTTGCTCTTTGCATTTGCCGGGACCTTGATCAATCGGCTTGAGTCTGCCGGAATGAAGAAGCTGGCTTCACTGGTCACCGGGGTATTGATTGTCCTGGTGATTGCGATGCTTCCGATGGGCTTTGCCGTGAAAGTCGTTTTTCTGACAGTAGCATTGGCATCTTTCATCATGCTTTCATGGAGCATGATTCTGGATGGGGAGGAGCGGTCTATTGTTCAGAAAAGACTAGGGACTGTGCTTGCGTTTGGAGGAAAGAGATAA